The Hydrogenobacter hydrogenophilus genome includes the window TCTCATGACCCACTATGGCTGATGCACCAAAGCCTATCACAAAAGTCAGTATGTAAAAGTAGCCTATAAATCCCGTAGCGTAAAAAACGGACTTTCTGGCTTCTTTTGCATCAGGAACTGTATAGAATCTCATGAGTATGTGAGGAAGCCCAGCGGTGCCAAACATGAGAGCCAAACCTAAGGATACCGCATCCCAAGGATTAGCAACTAGTCCTCCAGGCATGAGTACTTTGTCTCCGTACTTCTGCGCAACGCTTGAAAACAGTGCGTTGGGACTAAAGCCAAACTGCGCAAGAGCCAAAAGAGCCAAAAAGGTAGCACCACCCAAAAGAAGAATCGCTTTAATGATCTGTACCCATGTGGTAGCGATCATTCCGCCAAAAAGCACATAAGCTATCATAATGGCACCTACTATAACCACCGCTAACTCGTAGGGTAGCCCAAACATTAGCTTTATTAGACTACCAGAGCCCACCATCTGAGCTATTAGGTAGAGTATTACAGTAGATAAGGCACCCAGAGATGCGGATATCCTTACGGGTTTTTGGGAAAGCCTGTAAGCCACTACATCTGCAAAAGTGTACTTACCAAGATTTCTCAGCTGTTCCGCTATCAAAAACATCACTATAGGCCAGCCTACCAGAAAACCTATGGAATAAATAAGTCCATCATAACCTTTCAGAGCAACAAGACCTGCTATGCCTAAGAAAGATGCAGCACTCATGTAATCGCCTGCTATAGCCAATCCGTTCTGAAAACCCGATATACTCCGACCAGCTGCGTAAAACTCTGTGGTAGTCCTTGTTCTCTTTGCAGCCCAGTAGGTTATTCCAAGAGTTATAGCTACAAAGAGGAAAAAGAAAAATATGGCTACTGCATTGGGTTGTCCAAGGGTTGTTTGTGGCATGGCTTACCTCCTCACCTTATTTTTTATTTCCTCTACTGCCTTATCATAAAAGGCATTTGCCCAAAACACATAAACTCCCGTTAATAACCAAGAAAGTACTATTATGGCAATACCAATGGGTATACCTACTGTTAAACCTTCAGTTATTTTTTGACTAAGCAGTTCCTTTTTAAAAGCTAAAACGAATATAAATCCAAAATACATAATTAATTCAATCGCAGTCAAAAGCATAGCTATTCTGTTCTTTTTTGATGCGAGCTCCTTAAACTCTTTTGTTTCAAGTATTTCTTTCATGGCAAACCTCCTCTTTAAATTGTATGATTTATTTTACAAATTTTTTGAATTTTGTCAAGAATATAAGATTTTTTGCATATAAAAATGGATTATTTTTGTTTTTCAGTGGATAATACTTATCAATACAAACAAAAATGATTGATAAATGTCATAACTTTTTTATAGAACTTACTTCCTGTTTTCTAAGGACTTTTCAAGGGAAATCTCGTCTGCAAACTCAATGAAACTGCCAAACTGCAGTCCATAGGATATCCTCGTTATCTTCAGATGGTGGAATTGTTTTCTTAGTAATTTTATAATGTAATTGGCTGTTGCCTCACCTTCCACGTTTGGGTTAGTTGCTATTATAACTTCCTTAGGTTTGTATTTCTCTATTCTTTCAAGAAGTTTATCTATGCTAAGGTCCTGTGCAGATATGCCTTCCAGCGGTGCTATCCTGCCACCTAAGATGTGATAAACACCTGTGTATCTTTCAAGCTTTTCTATGGCATAAGCATCCTGAGACTCCTCAACTACGCATATGAACTTTTTACTGCGTTTACTGTCAGAACATATGGCGCACACATCTCTATCTGTTAGTATCCCACATTCAGAACAATTTTTAATACTTTTTACCAAGTTTTGAAGCGTATCCACTATAAGGGTCCTATCCTCAGATGGAACTTTAAGAAGGTTATAAACAAACCTGCTTGCACCTCTTTCGCCGTAAGTGGGTATTTTGGTTATACTCTCTATGGCTTCTTTGATGGGCTTTGGGAAGACATCTTCAAAAGCCAAGCATATCCTCCGTATCTTTCATCTTTCCCTCTCACCCCTTATGAACTCTTCTACCATCTTTCTTGCTTGAAAGTCTGGATACTGCACGGGAGGATGTTTCATGGTGTAAGCACTGATGGAATACAATGGTCCACCTATTCCTCTGTCTCTTGCGAGCTTACAGCATCTGATGGCATCCATCATGGAACCAGCGCTATTAGGAGAATCTTCTACATCAAGCTTTAGCTCTACATACATGGGAACATCACCAAACTGCCTGCCTTCTATTCTTATGTAAGCTATCTTTCTGTCCTTTAGCCAAGGTACCCAATCAGAAGGTCCTATGTGTATGTCATACTCACTTATAGGATAAGGGATCAGAGAGGAAACAGCCTCCGTTTTGGATTGTTTCTTCGTTTTGAGCCTTTCTCTCTCCAACATATTAAGGAAGTCTGTGTTGCCACCAAAGTTAAGTTGGTAAGTTCTCTCTATCTTTACACCTCTGTCTACAAAAAGTTGAACAAGAGACCTGTGAAGTATGGTAGCCCCTACTTGAGACTTTATATCATCTCCTACTACTGGAATACCTTCTTTTTCAAACTTTTCAGCCCATTCTGGATCAGAGACTATAAAGGTAGGCATACCGTTGATAAAAGACACACCCGCTTTTAAACAAGCTTCCGCATAAAACCTTGCAGCTTGCTCAGAACCTACTGGAACATAGTTAATCAGTATCTCAGCTCCAGTTTCTTTCAAAACGCTTACCACATCTTCAAGTTCATCCTCTTTTTCTTCCGCAAGCACAAAACTTCTCTCTGGTGGATAGTGTTTCATGTGC containing:
- a CDS encoding DUF485 domain-containing protein is translated as MKEILETKEFKELASKKNRIAMLLTAIELIMYFGFIFVLAFKKELLSQKITEGLTVGIPIGIAIIVLSWLLTGVYVFWANAFYDKAVEEIKNKVRR
- the recR gene encoding recombination mediator RecR, which encodes MAFEDVFPKPIKEAIESITKIPTYGERGASRFVYNLLKVPSEDRTLIVDTLQNLVKSIKNCSECGILTDRDVCAICSDSKRSKKFICVVEESQDAYAIEKLERYTGVYHILGGRIAPLEGISAQDLSIDKLLERIEKYKPKEVIIATNPNVEGEATANYIIKLLRKQFHHLKITRISYGLQFGSFIEFADEISLEKSLENRK
- a CDS encoding inositol-3-phosphate synthase, whose amino-acid sequence is MSKKIRVAIAGVGNCASSLVQGIYYYKKNQNANVNGLMFEDVGGYKPYDIEIVAAWDIDARKVGRDLSEAIFSPPNCTAVFERDIPKTGVKVRMGKILDGFAEHMKHYPPERSFVLAEEKEDELEDVVSVLKETGAEILINYVPVGSEQAARFYAEACLKAGVSFINGMPTFIVSDPEWAEKFEKEGIPVVGDDIKSQVGATILHRSLVQLFVDRGVKIERTYQLNFGGNTDFLNMLERERLKTKKQSKTEAVSSLIPYPISEYDIHIGPSDWVPWLKDRKIAYIRIEGRQFGDVPMYVELKLDVEDSPNSAGSMMDAIRCCKLARDRGIGGPLYSISAYTMKHPPVQYPDFQARKMVEEFIRGERER